The Streptomyces europaeiscabiei genome window below encodes:
- a CDS encoding AAA domain-containing protein → MDVQIYVGITGVGGLLWEQEVRVLLRVGATGQPGLPRILDGGFRSPEETSEAIGSGALRGVAVAVTRGSSNTLADPEAVAYMHRNPKLSLRQFLRLAEALATLHGLGAYHRNLWPGTIGATDQDPPDMWLARFEMSALMANLVQNSMIDTHGEGQKLRELYLSQPSRALAFAPKERLDFLFPHDGHSPVAEDERADVYALAVVVWEWFFGPMPAELLPGQDELSHSTPERMAQINAHLIAGLRAERELPPQLTGLLERMLRWDHPRERPTAYEVVEELHREYERIVVTWDERVSSRPYLIGYMPEESRLTVYEWGWLGHSPETDTGRLELAGLIQRDLKGAKLLRSPHGAVPFVAGSERDQRARADAKHLLVGSSALWFCTYYRPRLGWGGLGPELDEVLLIKYVVRRDQHFVRTRLQPLLDQPLRRELPELEAIPTDMDTGEFDRVRADRPSWRPLVEAVGSARQVRDHEQQYEAAFDWLLEYQGAELLARTYACEGPKDSPRTVTVSLDEDRDQSWVTESALLTKYADMGFRPSLGDFFGSLEGDHGMPAAVEIVPDERGRPGPSRYAARALVKDRGGPDRVVLELTEDSPPVPETGWIRPLDDRGSRIALERQVDGRLEMMNNPALLDQLRSPMSLRLLPYRWRRAGERLSGDDGKKAVQQLLTQEPFFALQGPPGTGKTTVAAEAIAHYLRVYPGHRVLVSAQSNFALDNLAERVLRRLDALDDLGQSTHRWEGVALRVASPKAPVDPVLEPWRENRLAEERADWVRRNLPRRLTGVGGNARGVLEEWRRMLEEDATDSVLPELGDRLRRTANLVFATCAMATAENVTPVGVRSTMDWVVVEEAAKAWPTELAMPLCRGRRWTLIGDHKQLPAHRRDDVLRFLESCVDDPDEEFQRIGANHDTYVRAFDLFRSLFEPPADLPGQGGGAASDANRARSAINKDTRDRPLLTLQTQYRMRDEISQVVSRVFYPAPGGRVLPDGLPPGRLTTGKEVAPVNLTAPEALAGRSLVWLDTHGEPDCQGVPRWFNHGEARVVQELVEAMRPAPVPLSAGEPGTTLAVLSPYRQQNRQLAKRGLERYLSTVHAFQGREADIVVVSLVRDRRPPGTETQPWLGLGHLTGSDLINVMLSRARQLLVLVGDFEHFASFRPRSAEDELETAPPPVPETAPRPVPPPVPKPGPMPARGGTGEHDHDEAQVQEGRRRAQRPITDVGFWHQVCRAVELYGSRIPVADLTGLRRSSPEVGPAVDSAVGPVEP, encoded by the coding sequence GTGGACGTCCAGATCTATGTGGGCATCACGGGCGTGGGTGGGCTGTTGTGGGAGCAGGAAGTGCGCGTCCTACTGCGGGTCGGCGCGACGGGGCAGCCCGGTCTGCCGCGGATCCTGGACGGCGGCTTCCGCTCTCCGGAAGAGACGAGCGAGGCGATCGGCAGCGGTGCTCTGCGCGGCGTGGCGGTGGCTGTCACCCGCGGTAGCAGCAACACACTGGCCGACCCTGAGGCGGTCGCCTACATGCACCGCAATCCCAAGCTGTCGTTACGTCAATTTCTGCGGCTGGCCGAGGCATTGGCCACCCTGCACGGGCTCGGTGCCTATCACCGCAACCTGTGGCCCGGCACCATCGGTGCTACGGACCAGGACCCACCGGACATGTGGCTGGCGCGCTTCGAAATGAGCGCGCTGATGGCGAATCTGGTTCAGAACTCGATGATCGACACACATGGTGAAGGGCAGAAGCTACGCGAGCTGTACCTGTCTCAGCCGTCCCGCGCGCTGGCCTTCGCCCCGAAGGAACGGCTGGACTTTCTCTTCCCGCACGACGGGCACTCGCCCGTCGCGGAGGACGAACGCGCCGACGTCTACGCCTTGGCGGTCGTGGTCTGGGAATGGTTCTTCGGCCCGATGCCTGCCGAACTGCTCCCAGGACAAGATGAGTTGTCGCACAGTACGCCGGAGCGGATGGCGCAGATCAACGCCCATCTCATCGCCGGCCTGAGGGCTGAGAGGGAGTTGCCGCCCCAACTCACCGGCCTGCTGGAGAGGATGCTGCGCTGGGACCACCCGCGTGAGCGTCCCACCGCTTACGAGGTTGTCGAGGAACTGCACCGGGAGTACGAACGGATCGTCGTCACCTGGGACGAGCGCGTCAGCAGCCGACCGTATCTGATCGGTTACATGCCGGAGGAGTCCCGGCTCACCGTATACGAGTGGGGCTGGTTGGGGCACAGCCCCGAGACCGACACCGGCCGACTGGAGCTGGCCGGGCTGATCCAGCGGGATCTGAAGGGTGCCAAGCTGCTGCGCTCCCCGCATGGCGCGGTCCCCTTCGTAGCGGGCAGCGAACGTGACCAGCGCGCTCGCGCCGATGCGAAGCATCTGCTGGTCGGCAGCAGTGCGCTGTGGTTCTGCACCTACTACCGCCCGCGCCTGGGGTGGGGCGGACTGGGCCCGGAACTGGACGAGGTGCTGCTGATCAAATACGTGGTGCGCCGCGATCAGCATTTCGTCCGCACGCGACTGCAGCCCTTGCTGGATCAGCCGCTGCGCCGGGAACTCCCCGAACTGGAGGCGATACCGACCGACATGGACACCGGCGAGTTCGACCGGGTGCGCGCGGACCGCCCCTCATGGCGGCCGCTCGTCGAGGCGGTGGGCTCGGCGCGCCAGGTCCGCGACCACGAGCAGCAGTACGAGGCGGCGTTCGACTGGCTGCTGGAGTATCAGGGCGCGGAACTGCTTGCCCGAACCTACGCCTGCGAAGGCCCGAAGGACTCGCCGCGCACGGTTACCGTCAGCCTGGACGAGGATCGCGACCAGTCGTGGGTCACCGAGTCGGCACTGCTGACCAAGTACGCGGACATGGGCTTCCGCCCCTCGCTGGGTGACTTCTTCGGTTCTCTGGAGGGCGACCACGGCATGCCGGCCGCCGTGGAGATCGTCCCCGACGAGCGGGGACGGCCCGGACCGTCCCGGTACGCCGCCCGCGCCCTGGTGAAGGACAGGGGCGGCCCGGACCGGGTGGTCCTGGAACTCACGGAGGACTCGCCACCGGTGCCCGAAACGGGCTGGATCAGGCCGCTCGACGACCGGGGCAGCCGTATCGCCCTGGAACGCCAGGTGGACGGCCGTCTGGAGATGATGAACAACCCGGCGCTCCTCGATCAGCTGCGTTCGCCGATGTCGCTCCGGCTGCTGCCCTACCGCTGGCGCCGGGCGGGGGAGCGGCTGAGCGGGGACGACGGCAAGAAGGCGGTGCAACAGCTCCTCACCCAGGAGCCCTTCTTCGCTCTCCAGGGCCCGCCCGGTACTGGCAAGACGACGGTCGCGGCCGAGGCCATCGCGCACTATCTACGGGTCTATCCCGGCCACCGCGTGTTGGTCTCGGCCCAGTCCAACTTCGCGCTGGACAACCTGGCCGAGCGGGTTCTGCGTCGGCTGGACGCCCTCGACGACCTTGGCCAGTCCACGCACCGCTGGGAGGGGGTGGCGCTCCGGGTGGCCTCCCCCAAGGCGCCCGTGGACCCGGTGCTGGAACCCTGGCGGGAGAACCGGCTGGCGGAGGAGCGTGCCGACTGGGTCCGGCGCAACCTGCCGCGTCGGTTGACAGGGGTGGGCGGCAATGCGCGGGGCGTACTGGAGGAGTGGCGGCGGATGCTGGAGGAGGACGCGACCGACAGCGTGCTGCCGGAGCTGGGCGACCGGCTCCGACGGACGGCCAACCTCGTCTTCGCCACCTGCGCGATGGCGACCGCGGAGAACGTCACACCCGTCGGGGTGCGCAGCACCATGGACTGGGTGGTCGTCGAAGAGGCGGCCAAGGCCTGGCCGACGGAGCTCGCCATGCCGCTGTGCCGCGGACGGCGCTGGACCCTGATCGGCGACCACAAACAGCTCCCGGCGCACCGCCGCGACGACGTCCTGCGCTTCCTGGAGAGCTGCGTCGACGACCCGGACGAGGAGTTCCAACGGATCGGCGCGAACCACGACACCTACGTCCGGGCCTTCGACCTGTTCCGTTCGCTGTTCGAGCCGCCCGCTGACCTGCCCGGGCAGGGAGGGGGCGCAGCGAGTGACGCGAACAGGGCGAGGAGCGCGATCAACAAGGACACACGAGACAGACCCCTGCTGACGCTGCAGACGCAGTACCGGATGCGGGACGAGATCAGCCAGGTCGTCAGTCGGGTCTTCTACCCGGCGCCCGGCGGCAGAGTGCTGCCCGACGGCCTGCCGCCAGGACGGTTGACCACCGGCAAGGAGGTGGCCCCGGTGAACCTGACCGCGCCCGAGGCACTGGCCGGGCGCTCACTGGTATGGCTGGACACCCATGGCGAACCGGACTGCCAGGGCGTGCCCCGCTGGTTCAACCACGGTGAGGCACGGGTCGTGCAGGAACTTGTCGAGGCCATGCGCCCGGCCCCCGTACCACTAAGCGCCGGCGAGCCCGGGACCACTCTGGCGGTGCTCAGTCCCTACCGGCAGCAGAACCGCCAGCTGGCCAAGCGCGGACTGGAGCGTTACCTGTCCACTGTGCACGCCTTCCAGGGCCGGGAGGCCGACATCGTCGTGGTGTCCCTCGTACGCGACAGGCGACCGCCTGGTACCGAAACCCAGCCGTGGCTGGGGCTGGGACATCTGACCGGGTCCGACCTGATCAATGTGATGCTCTCCCGTGCCCGTCAACTCCTCGTCCTGGTAGGGGATTTCGAGCATTTCGCGTCGTTCCGTCCCCGGTCGGCGGAGGACGAGCTGGAGACGGCGCCCCCACCCGTCCCGGAGACGGCGCCCCGACCTGTCCCGCCTCCGGTACCCAAGCCGGGCCCGATGCCTGCCCGTGGTGGGACCGGAGAGCACGACCATGACGAGGCCCAGGTTCAGGAGGGGCGTCGCAGGGCCCAGCGGCCGATTACCGACGTCGGTTTCTGGCACCAGGTCTGTCGCGCGGTGGAACTGTACGGCTCCCGGATTCCGGTCGCCGATCTCACCGGCCTCAGGCGCTCCAGCCCGGAAGTCGGGCCGGCAGTCGACTCCGCAGTCGGCCCGGTGGAGCCGTGA
- a CDS encoding ATP-binding protein: MEPTDGILLDILEDWSDRWSHTALVSALAGGRTLSSALGADALDGLAEEVLDGLLVPRGAATAARQLLAEGRFDLVDLMLDGGRLPLEDARQLKSDLADARRGAAGRATRALHLLTRRAEQLDLARGWHEEDGMGDELVELATTDESAFTELLAGWETQAREAEERRGGDLRTELERSRDGEPVDPAARSLLEECLSAGEFRLARALVRSDRAQFPADSGPSGLARLPRPVQLRRYALQDVLEWYQNGELGFAELHGWLPVFEDTAGRRLTDALAALVLAGADRPPEPSSVRELVEALHECVGTAEPVVECEALAGGVVSRLYCTGDHRLPPLGLFGRAGIALWVAPSTAEPPEQLASTPFIWLAPEWEGETPSAEGCGPLYADDLLRLAAPTPRGSVPPAAERQLALLRAVAPGLGVSGLLDAGRSGAGRGLELAGRGKAALQLSWFFDLLGLQPDSVTVEAVLYETGGHPSALRELLRTLCDHPEPRLSGRDLSARLEAMREGSDWRRRAARRVQEQLPDVNAGLALHTALWLHTGGGRGEFEVGELTDVLADLAGSDGVPPLVELADGVGPLVSLGIMERRNGRLTLAPNGLPELLARGSGRQAEEMVADLLRQAREQADAVLAQVVVSLNQITVDTVDHYNTNLQRKLSEINTQMVEEEDRERRMTLNEEYLKVSEQLRQVGSLMSTAKEAPRPLSLAEIIVEQTRGAHVSSGGRDRYDVTGAEHLWVRANPWLLGQVFWNLFDNSRKAIDATAAQHGFVEMTVTAWTAVDGTPWCAILVADSGDGMAQGVASRLNQGECLSTRNGSGQGIRLARALTQLYEGRLRVLPEPSPELFGAQVRIELPLVSAAGD; the protein is encoded by the coding sequence ATGGAACCGACCGACGGAATCCTGCTGGACATTCTCGAGGACTGGTCCGACCGATGGAGCCACACCGCGCTCGTCTCGGCGCTCGCGGGGGGCCGCACGTTGTCCTCGGCCCTTGGCGCGGACGCTCTCGACGGGTTGGCCGAGGAGGTGCTCGACGGCCTGCTGGTCCCGCGTGGCGCGGCGACTGCGGCCCGGCAACTCCTTGCCGAGGGCCGCTTCGACCTGGTGGATCTGATGCTTGACGGAGGCCGATTGCCCCTGGAGGACGCCCGGCAGCTCAAGAGCGACCTCGCTGATGCCCGCCGCGGGGCCGCGGGCCGTGCCACCCGCGCCCTGCACCTGCTGACCCGCCGAGCCGAACAACTCGATCTGGCCCGCGGCTGGCACGAGGAGGACGGCATGGGCGACGAACTGGTGGAACTGGCCACCACCGACGAGTCCGCCTTCACCGAACTGCTCGCGGGCTGGGAGACACAGGCCCGCGAGGCGGAGGAGCGACGGGGCGGCGACCTGCGCACCGAGCTGGAGCGGTCGCGGGACGGCGAGCCGGTGGACCCGGCCGCCCGGAGCCTGCTGGAGGAGTGTCTGTCCGCAGGGGAGTTCCGGCTGGCCCGCGCATTGGTGCGCAGCGACCGGGCGCAGTTCCCTGCCGACTCCGGGCCCTCGGGACTCGCCCGGTTGCCCAGACCCGTACAGCTGCGCCGGTACGCGCTTCAGGACGTACTGGAGTGGTACCAGAACGGCGAACTGGGCTTCGCCGAACTGCACGGCTGGCTGCCGGTCTTCGAGGACACTGCGGGGCGGCGGCTGACGGACGCGCTCGCCGCGCTGGTCCTGGCTGGAGCGGATCGGCCGCCCGAGCCGTCGTCCGTGCGCGAGCTGGTGGAGGCGCTGCACGAGTGCGTGGGGACCGCCGAGCCGGTGGTGGAGTGCGAGGCCCTGGCGGGCGGGGTGGTGAGCCGACTGTACTGCACCGGTGATCACCGGTTGCCCCCGTTGGGCCTCTTCGGCAGAGCCGGCATCGCCCTGTGGGTGGCACCGAGCACAGCGGAACCGCCCGAGCAGCTGGCCTCGACACCCTTCATCTGGCTGGCGCCCGAGTGGGAGGGGGAGACCCCGTCGGCCGAGGGGTGCGGCCCGCTGTACGCCGACGACCTGCTGCGACTGGCTGCTCCGACGCCCCGAGGATCGGTGCCACCCGCTGCCGAACGCCAGTTGGCGCTGCTGCGGGCGGTGGCACCGGGGCTCGGGGTGAGCGGGCTGCTGGACGCGGGCCGCTCCGGGGCCGGACGGGGCCTCGAGCTTGCGGGCCGGGGCAAGGCCGCGCTCCAGCTCTCGTGGTTCTTCGACCTGCTCGGCCTGCAGCCCGACAGCGTCACGGTGGAGGCCGTGCTCTACGAGACGGGCGGGCACCCGTCGGCCCTGCGGGAACTGCTTCGGACCCTCTGCGACCATCCGGAGCCCCGTCTCTCCGGTCGGGATCTGAGCGCCCGGCTGGAGGCGATGCGGGAGGGCAGCGACTGGCGGCGAAGGGCCGCACGCCGGGTGCAGGAGCAGCTGCCCGACGTCAACGCCGGCTTGGCGCTGCACACCGCCCTGTGGCTGCACACCGGAGGCGGCCGTGGCGAGTTCGAGGTCGGCGAGCTGACCGATGTGCTCGCTGACCTCGCGGGCAGTGACGGGGTCCCTCCTCTGGTGGAGCTGGCAGACGGGGTGGGACCACTGGTGTCCCTGGGAATCATGGAGCGCCGGAACGGGCGGCTGACCCTGGCTCCGAACGGGCTGCCCGAACTTCTGGCCCGGGGGAGTGGACGCCAGGCCGAGGAGATGGTGGCGGACCTGCTGCGGCAGGCCCGTGAGCAGGCGGATGCGGTGCTTGCCCAGGTGGTCGTCTCACTGAACCAGATCACGGTGGACACGGTCGACCATTACAACACCAACCTCCAACGCAAGCTCTCGGAGATCAACACCCAGATGGTGGAGGAGGAGGACCGCGAGCGTCGGATGACGCTCAACGAGGAGTACCTGAAGGTCTCCGAGCAACTGCGCCAGGTCGGCTCCCTGATGAGCACGGCCAAGGAGGCACCCCGGCCGCTGTCGCTTGCCGAGATCATCGTCGAACAGACCCGCGGGGCTCATGTGAGCTCGGGGGGCCGCGACAGATACGACGTCACCGGCGCCGAGCACCTGTGGGTCAGGGCCAACCCCTGGCTGCTCGGCCAGGTCTTCTGGAACCTCTTCGACAACTCGCGCAAGGCGATCGACGCGACGGCCGCCCAGCACGGCTTCGTCGAGATGACGGTGACCGCGTGGACGGCCGTCGACGGCACGCCCTGGTGCGCGATCCTCGTCGCCGACTCCGGGGACGGCATGGCGCAGGGCGTGGCCTCCCGGCTCAACCAGGGCGAATGCCTGAGCACCCGGAACGGCTCAGGTCAGGGCATCCGTCTCGCACGCGCCCTGACGCAGTTGTACGAGGGCCGGCTGCGGGTACTGCCCGAGCCCTCCCCGGAACTGTTCGGCGCTCAGGTCCGGATCGAACTCCCGCTGGTCTCCGCCGCCGGGGACTGA
- a CDS encoding S1 RNA-binding domain-containing protein encodes MVSHRLTRDERPIPGNVFVATPFGVKTAPDGDLFDYDNFFKSELVPLISSLGMTAVRADSLYGGDSVLTPVWKGIQQAEIVLVVFSDESVNVSIEFAWAYLLGKKMIYLTQDLKEIPADVKDLRTITYSSHYAHMNRMREELRLALEAVREETVVEMTLLPMIGGGTVPVPARVVSASREFVVVETDDGRHGVLSHADVDYTRLVTDMTAKYEVGTRLQGAFDVDARGDMRYTLLAGSLNPWPALSTDYQVGRVFTGTVHNVHPTLGVFVHIAHGVNGLLAKSDVVSAARLEPGDDVEVAVVRMDTERRRISLRLVKPLRPSRPLATVPRISPAAREETRLSAGDRFDGEVVRTRPEGQGGYALLKLPGRSRPVILHCTAMSEELRHDLNAGEIEPGEMIWVEILSVDPQRDRVLVKEMLEPVDDQEVAA; translated from the coding sequence ATGGTCAGCCACCGACTCACTCGCGACGAGCGTCCCATCCCCGGCAACGTCTTCGTCGCCACACCCTTCGGCGTCAAGACGGCGCCCGACGGCGATCTCTTCGACTACGACAACTTCTTCAAGTCGGAGCTCGTGCCGCTCATCTCCAGCCTGGGGATGACGGCGGTCCGCGCCGACTCCCTGTACGGCGGCGACTCCGTCCTCACGCCGGTGTGGAAGGGAATCCAGCAGGCCGAGATCGTCCTGGTCGTCTTCTCGGACGAGTCCGTGAATGTGTCGATCGAGTTCGCCTGGGCCTACCTCCTCGGCAAGAAGATGATCTATCTGACGCAGGACCTCAAGGAGATTCCCGCGGACGTGAAGGACCTGCGGACGATCACCTACTCCTCGCACTACGCCCACATGAACCGGATGCGTGAGGAACTGCGCCTGGCGCTGGAGGCCGTACGCGAGGAGACCGTGGTCGAGATGACGCTTCTGCCGATGATCGGCGGCGGTACGGTGCCGGTGCCCGCCCGTGTCGTCTCCGCGTCCCGGGAGTTCGTCGTGGTCGAGACGGACGACGGTCGGCACGGGGTGCTGTCCCACGCGGATGTGGACTACACCCGGCTGGTGACCGACATGACCGCCAAGTACGAGGTCGGTACCCGGCTCCAGGGCGCCTTCGACGTGGACGCCCGGGGGGACATGCGGTACACGCTGCTGGCCGGCAGCCTGAACCCCTGGCCGGCGTTGAGCACGGACTACCAGGTGGGCAGGGTCTTCACCGGCACCGTCCACAACGTCCACCCCACGCTCGGCGTCTTCGTCCATATCGCGCACGGCGTCAACGGGCTGCTCGCCAAGTCGGACGTGGTGTCCGCGGCCCGACTCGAGCCCGGGGACGACGTGGAGGTCGCGGTGGTCCGTATGGACACCGAGCGGCGGCGGATCTCGCTGCGGCTCGTCAAGCCGCTGCGCCCGAGTCGGCCTCTGGCCACGGTTCCGCGGATCTCCCCGGCCGCACGGGAGGAGACCCGGCTCTCGGCCGGCGACCGGTTCGACGGCGAGGTCGTCCGGACCAGGCCGGAGGGCCAGGGCGGCTACGCGCTGCTCAAGCTGCCCGGACGCAGTCGGCCGGTCATCCTTCACTGCACCGCCATGTCGGAGGAACTGCGCCACGACCTCAACGCCGGCGAGATCGAGCCCGGCGAGATGATCTGGGTCGAGATCCTGTCGGTTGACCCGCAGCGGGATCGGGTCCTGGTCAAGGAGATGCTGGAGCCCGTCGACGATCAGGAGGTCGCCGCCTGA
- a CDS encoding DNRLRE domain-containing protein: protein MGEKLASVAAGDTSLALGWEDVLPTPEVKGDTAAYGLGDGQTLTVTALKQGFSQNVVLDSAPTGELTYRIPVTLKGLTLSEAGSGHLLLKNTAGNFVAEAPAPMMWDSSMDKKSGESRYLAPVDTEIETATDGRQTLVLKPDPEYFEQDLTYPVTVDPTSTLAVTTDTWVATNYPDSQVPSTELKSGTYNAGDTVARSYLKFDVSNFAGTHITDTNLALYSDWSSSCTTGTGTVVRRVTESWSSSSVTWNTQPAATTSGQVINTAAKGYSSACPAGTVNFDVDTIVRAWADGTTNHGLMIRGVDEADSLTWRRYRSANYVSGDGSTEPHLTVSYNSYPDAPGTASFSPSTTSGGVPTVTALTPVLSSLVNDADPGARARVQFVIEPDPAYNDTTYKLTADSAYVDAVEAAAFAVPEETPLKNGTHLRLRARTYDGTDYSTSWSAWQKFTVDISKAAAPEQPTDLVAGATQTATPLLTGVVVAPGQGAVTAEYLVYDASGNAVGSTFTAGVEDGDRAVVKLPAGLLTDGASYNWKMRACAADVCSAYTDLQEFTLDVTEDSGASSGTGTAPSAVSDLKAIGGEGGALVTWTAAEFAGDADDVVTYTVTAVASDGTTAATRTTTGRSAVFTDLDADAGDTTYTFKVTGRNDYGTGPAAASEAIVPTTVPGGASAYETALEAYHHARGGLIGGGYVDAKDAASNSGYGAQFEELLSDDQEILLRERIAASEDDTDNTGPETEFGGVLAIPSGDGKTVTLRAAVSTSDVIVTDVSAATADPTDETGAVEMRYTFTAGTKPVLLSAVTAAAHEVTVRPAGAALLDFANSIENEPTPTPNPRRSTATPRTTEATPPPPARSLRCPSTLFKPAPTPAPVQQPGPCPTGTARTCATQTVQTLSLALSTTVAAQG from the coding sequence TTGGGTGAGAAGCTGGCCTCGGTCGCCGCAGGCGACACTTCGCTGGCGCTGGGCTGGGAGGACGTTCTGCCCACGCCCGAGGTCAAGGGCGACACCGCTGCCTATGGCCTGGGTGATGGCCAGACCCTGACCGTCACGGCCCTGAAGCAGGGCTTTTCCCAGAACGTTGTCCTGGACTCGGCTCCCACCGGCGAACTTACCTATCGCATCCCCGTCACCCTCAAGGGTCTCACACTGTCCGAGGCTGGCTCTGGGCACCTGCTTCTGAAGAACACCGCTGGAAATTTTGTCGCCGAGGCCCCTGCCCCCATGATGTGGGACTCCTCGATGGACAAGAAGTCTGGAGAGTCTCGTTACCTCGCCCCTGTGGACACGGAGATCGAAACGGCCACTGACGGCCGTCAGACCCTCGTCCTCAAGCCAGATCCGGAATACTTCGAGCAGGATCTGACCTATCCGGTCACCGTCGACCCCACCTCGACGCTTGCCGTCACCACCGATACCTGGGTTGCCACCAATTACCCCGACTCACAAGTCCCTTCCACCGAGCTGAAGTCGGGTACGTACAACGCCGGTGACACTGTGGCCCGCTCCTACCTGAAGTTCGACGTGTCGAACTTTGCCGGCACTCACATCACCGATACCAACCTGGCGCTCTACTCCGACTGGTCCTCTTCCTGCACGACTGGAACAGGTACTGTCGTCCGCCGGGTGACCGAGTCATGGTCGTCTTCCTCGGTGACGTGGAACACCCAGCCCGCCGCAACTACCTCGGGCCAGGTGATCAACACTGCGGCCAAGGGGTACTCCTCTGCTTGTCCTGCCGGGACGGTGAACTTCGACGTCGATACCATCGTCAGGGCTTGGGCGGACGGCACCACAAACCATGGGCTGATGATCCGTGGTGTTGACGAGGCCGACTCTCTGACCTGGCGCCGTTACCGCTCCGCCAACTACGTTTCCGGAGACGGCTCGACCGAACCCCACCTGACGGTGTCGTACAACTCTTATCCGGATGCCCCAGGCACCGCGTCCTTCTCGCCGAGCACGACGAGCGGCGGCGTGCCGACCGTCACCGCACTCACACCTGTGCTGTCGAGCCTCGTCAACGACGCCGACCCGGGGGCCAGGGCGCGCGTCCAGTTTGTCATCGAGCCTGACCCGGCCTACAACGACACCACTTACAAGCTCACCGCTGACAGTGCTTACGTGGATGCCGTCGAGGCGGCTGCTTTCGCCGTCCCGGAAGAAACTCCGCTCAAGAACGGCACCCACCTGCGGTTGCGGGCCCGAACGTACGACGGCACGGACTACTCCACCTCATGGAGTGCCTGGCAGAAGTTCACGGTCGACATCTCCAAGGCTGCCGCACCCGAGCAGCCCACCGACCTCGTGGCCGGTGCGACGCAAACCGCGACGCCACTGCTCACTGGTGTCGTTGTGGCTCCTGGCCAGGGAGCGGTGACCGCCGAGTACCTGGTGTACGACGCGTCGGGTAACGCTGTGGGTAGCACTTTCACTGCCGGGGTGGAGGACGGCGACCGCGCTGTTGTGAAGCTGCCAGCCGGCTTGCTCACCGACGGTGCCTCCTACAACTGGAAGATGCGTGCCTGCGCGGCTGATGTCTGCTCGGCCTACACCGACCTCCAAGAGTTCACCCTCGATGTGACGGAGGACTCCGGGGCCTCCAGCGGCACGGGTACCGCACCCTCCGCCGTCAGCGACCTGAAAGCCATAGGCGGTGAGGGCGGCGCTCTGGTGACCTGGACCGCAGCGGAGTTCGCCGGTGACGCGGACGACGTGGTCACTTACACCGTTACCGCCGTAGCCTCTGACGGCACGACCGCAGCCACGCGGACCACCACGGGCCGATCCGCCGTCTTCACAGACCTCGACGCGGATGCCGGAGACACCACCTACACCTTCAAGGTGACTGGGCGGAACGACTACGGCACGGGCCCGGCCGCCGCGTCGGAGGCCATCGTTCCCACAACCGTGCCGGGCGGGGCGAGTGCTTATGAGACGGCTCTTGAGGCGTATCACCACGCCAGGGGCGGTCTGATCGGCGGTGGTTACGTGGACGCGAAGGACGCCGCGTCCAACAGCGGGTACGGCGCCCAGTTCGAAGAACTCCTGTCCGACGATCAGGAGATCCTGCTGCGGGAGCGCATCGCCGCTTCCGAGGACGACACGGACAACACCGGTCCAGAAACCGAGTTCGGCGGCGTGCTGGCCATCCCGTCGGGCGATGGCAAGACAGTCACCCTGCGGGCCGCTGTGAGTACCTCGGACGTCATCGTGACGGACGTGAGCGCCGCCACCGCTGATCCGACCGACGAAACCGGCGCGGTCGAGATGCGCTACACCTTCACCGCCGGTACGAAGCCTGTTCTGCTCTCTGCAGTCACCGCGGCTGCCCACGAGGTGACCGTGCGGCCCGCTGGCGCCGCGTTGCTCGATTTCGCCAACAGCATCGAAAACGAACCGACGCCGACACCGAATCCTCGACGTTCGACGGCGACTCCACGGACAACGGAAGCGACACCACCACCACCGGCACGGTCACTCCGGTGTCCTTCAACGCTGTTCAAGCCGGCTCCTACGCCCGCACCGGTGCAGCAACCTGGGCCGTGTCCAACTGGGACAGCCCGGACATGTGCGACTCAGACTGTACAAACTTTGTCTCTCGCGCTGTCCACTACGGTGGCGGCGCAAGGATGA
- a CDS encoding amidase domain-containing protein has protein sequence MCDSDCTNFVSRAVHYGGGARMKGTGDESHKSKNYWWYKPDNWVHDETWTWVNASYFKAFVYNHMLSSKRTTSNAFTGDVVFYDWTGNGSVDHASIISKISKISNGKIYVTQHTKSYKYRSLAAQKKVMPKMKIWIYRIKPEWY, from the coding sequence ATGTGCGACTCAGACTGTACAAACTTTGTCTCTCGCGCTGTCCACTACGGTGGCGGCGCAAGGATGAAGGGCACCGGGGACGAGAGTCACAAGAGCAAGAACTACTGGTGGTACAAGCCGGACAACTGGGTCCACGATGAGACCTGGACATGGGTCAACGCGTCCTATTTCAAGGCTTTCGTGTACAACCACATGCTCAGCTCCAAGCGCACCACGAGCAACGCGTTCACGGGCGATGTCGTCTTCTACGACTGGACAGGCAACGGGTCGGTCGACCACGCATCGATCATCAGCAAGATCAGCAAGATCAGCAACGGGAAGATCTACGTCACCCAGCATACGAAGTCCTACAAGTACCGCAGCCTGGCCGCGCAGAAGAAGGTCATGCCCAAGATGAAGATCTGGATCTACCGAATCAAGCCGGAGTGGTACTGA